The DNA sequence GCTATTGTAATAGCAGTTCTCTATCTCATCCTTCCAAGGCCTGACATATCTCGTTATGCTGAAGTTGTCGCATCGTTTATTATGGCCGATGATGTGCTCACATCAACTTTTATTATTGCCGGAGCCATAGAAGTCATCTTTATAACACTTGTGATAGTCCTGATATCTGTCTTTGCCTCCCATAAAATAGCAGGCCCTATATACAGGCTGGAGAAGGCCATCGATGGCCTTTCCAATGCAGACCTTGGCCAGACAGTGCGCTTCAGGGGCTATGACCAGCTCCATAATGTTGCCCCGATATTTAATAATATGCTCCATGGGTTTAGA is a window from the Nitrospirota bacterium genome containing:
- a CDS encoding methyl-accepting chemotaxis protein; translated protein: MIEKSFKSKFFLKFTAGIIGGIAIVIAVLYLILPRPDISRYAEVVASFIMADDVLTSTFIIAGAIEVIFITLVIVLISVFASHKIAGPIYRLEKAIDGLSNADLGQTVRFRGYDQLHNVAPIFNNMLHGFRERLDIISRAHEDLEKARKGLDNTPESVERLKEKIDILEKEIKRFTL